The Equus asinus isolate D_3611 breed Donkey chromosome 1, EquAss-T2T_v2, whole genome shotgun sequence genome segment AGAATTATCACTTACCATCAATGTTCTTTAAGCATCCTGtctttacaattaaaaaatgtaaatttagaaCCATAATCCAACATGGCGCTACACTACTGAGGTACCAGTAGTACCATTTGAGCGAAGAGAGGGTTCTAAAGCTTTCTGAGGTGTACATTTAagtgataattttatttaattctttataaatagattgattttttttttcctttttctccccaaagccccccaatacatagttgtatattcttcgttgtgggtccttctagttgtggcatgtgggatgccgcctcagcgtgatttgacgagtagtgccatgtccgcccccaggattcgaaccgacgaaacactgggccgcctgcagcagagcgcgcgaacctaaccactcggccacggggccagccctgattgattttgtttttgatgttttaaaacaCAATCAGAAATGGGTGTCACAAAGTTCTTTCAAAATGTATGGAGATCTTCAGAATCAATCTCCATACGTGGGGCTTGAGGACTCTCGCATCACTAAAAGTTGATGCCACCGTCACCCCGGAGCGTGACCCAGGAACCCCACCGTCAACCCCGAGTGTGACCCAGGGACCCCTCCCCCGCTTCCCCTGCGACGTGCCTGAGGAGTCCACCTACCCCGGGGACGTGACTCGAAGAGTAACCCGGGACCTCGCCTCCCCTAGGCAGTGATCCGGGGACACTGCCTCCTCTCGGCACGTGAACTGTCACCCTGCTTCCCCTGGGGCGGGATCCGAGGACCCACTCTCCCTCGGGTGGCGTGACCTGGGACCCTGCTTCTCCTGGGGCGTAATACTGGGACCCCGCCCCCCTGCCCCGCCTCCTCAAGGGACGTGACCCGGGACCTCACCTCTCCTGGGGCATGACCCAGGGACACCACCTCCTACAGGGAAGGGACCTTGGATCCCGCCTCCCCCGGGGCGTGACCCGTAACTCCGCCTCCCCCCGGGGCGTGACCCCAGCCCACGTGTCCGGCCGGGCTGAGCCGGGCGGAACCAATGGGCGCGCCGAGGCGTTTCCGGCGGGACGCTTAGGGCGGGAGCCGAGTCCGCCACCAACGGAGGTCCCGAGCGGGCCCGTGTCCCGTCATGAAGTTTCGAGCCAAGATCGTGGACGCGGCCTGTCTGAACCACTTCACGCGTGAGCGCGGCCCTGGGCGGTGCACAGGAGGACGGAAGGGCGGGGGGACCGAAAGGAGGCGGCGCGCGCGGTGGGGCGTtcggggcggggcggcgcggggccGCGGAGGATGGGGTGGGCGCGGGTGGCGACTCGCGGGCCGGAGAGCAGGTCCCGAGGGTTGTTCTGAAACCTGACTCGGATCTCCTGGCTTTGCTTCTTAAACCGGCCGCTGGCCCAGGAGACACCGTTATGTGGCGCAGGCACCCGCTCACGGTCCGGCCCCCTTGGTCCTCGCCCGACTGCGCCTAGCCTTGCGCTGGCCTCTGTGCCACAGCGCCCGGTGGGCCACAAGCGAGTGGCGAACGAGGGAGTCCGTCCACTAGGTTCCCTTGGTTTCCTTGTTCCAGCACTGATGGTGTGTGCCCCGTCCCTCGCAGGGCTGTTGGGAGGCTGACATGACTTCAGCGGTATTAAAGTGCTGTCCAGTGGATGTCACTGTAAACCGTTCTCTTTCCACCGGGAAGTTGCACCGTGTTGAACTACTTCTGCAAACTAAGTTGGCCCCGGGGACACTGGATGTGCTTCTTAGTAAATCCTTCCTTTGTGCCCCTGCTGTAGGAGTCAGTAACATGATAGCCAAGCTTGCCAAAATCTGCACTCTCCGCATCAGCCCCGATAAGCTGAATTTCATCCTCTCGGACAAGTTGGCCAGTGGAGGGGTGAGCATGTGGTGTGAGCTGGAGCAGGTGAGCCGAAGCTCCCCAGGGGCCTGCGGACTTCTCCCGAACGCGCTGGGAAGGACGCTGAtgtccctgctttttctccctttagGAGAACTTTTTCAGCGAATTTCAAATGGAAGGTATCTCCGCAGCTAACAATGAGATATATTTAGAGCTAACATCGGAGAATTTATCTCGAGCCTTGAAAACTGCCCAGAATGCCAGAGCCTTGAAAATAAAGCTGACTAATAAACACTATCCCTGTCTCACAGTCTCTATAGAGCTGGTGAGTAGGAGGGGGCGTTTGTGAAACTTCCCTGAAGGCGTAGAAGTGGGTATCAGCCTAGGCTTTTTAACAGTATGTGGAAAGCTAATTGGTTTTATcagaatgaaattttattttatttaacttaattttattaaaatttttatttaaaatgtttaatataaagtttcttaaaatttattttatttaaattaaattttatgaaaatttccaTTGGATTCGGTTCCTCCTCATATTTAAATGGCATTGTGATCATATAACATTCAACCAGGTTGCTGTCTTTTCCTACACAGTAATACTTCTGTATCTTTCTTCTCAATCTCCATATCCCAGCATCTCCGTTTCTTTTAGGGGTATTGTCACCTAGTTAAAAATCATGGTTTCTATCCATTTTCACCTTTGGAGTGTCCCCCCTCCACATCTACTGTAAGGCCTTTCCCTGACCTCTTGTTCTCGAGTGGCATATCTGTCTTCCACACTACTCCCAGAGGAACTTAATGCACAGCTCTCCTCAGAACACCCCCCACAGGCTCTCGCTGCTCACAGACTGAAGTTCATGTTTCTTAACATAACGTCAAAGCCCTTCACCTATGGCCCAGTCTATCTTGAAGCCAAATTGCCAACTACTACCCTCTGAGTGGTTCCCTGGCTGTGTCCCATTCTTTTCCACCTCCCAGGCTTTGAGTGATGCTGGGGCTTCGAGTGATGCTGGGGCTTCCACTGGGAATCTCTCTCCTTATCGCTGTTTGAAGCCTTATCTTCTTTTAGTGCTCAGTGCCAGcactgcctcctccctggccttCCCTCATCTTGGCCTCCCCTCCTGTATGTGTTGTGTGTACTGTAGCCATCTTACGTGTGAGCCTTGTGTTCAGTTTAACGGTCTCTGTGGAAGAGGGGTCCTCAGCTTTTCTTCACAACTTCATAACTCTGCAGACAGGCAGTTCTTAGAGCTAATCATAGCATTTCATGTCACAATGTAAGTTTGGTGTGTTTCTTCAATTGCTTAAGGAAAAGCATGACAGTCACATATAATGCTTTTCTATCTAAGAGTACAGGATGCTTTGGTTTATTATGAGTCTCATAGAAGCCCCTGGACCTAGATATAGATAGTTTTATCCTTTCAGCACTGTGGAGATGCAGCACGCTGAATGTCCTGTGCACACAGAATAGTCTCTTCTGTGTTGAAGTTCCTTCAACATAGCAAGTTTTCTTTTGCCTCATGACTTCACATGTGCTATTCCCCTTGCCTGGGACACTGTCCCTCTAGTCCCCATCTTCCTGTGCCTGCCTGCTCCTCCTTGTTCTGGTACGATGTGAAATGTCACCTCTcagagaagcctttcctgacctcccagTCTAAGACCCTCTCACGTGCTCACCTGGTTGCTGTTTGCTTTTCCTCAAGGCCATCACAATTTTGTGTATTGTATGTAGCTCagtttcatgtgtttgttttcttgcttattgatCCATTTGTACCACTGAAATGTTGAGGACCTTGGCTTATTCATCACGCTTCCCAGCTCCTAAAAGGACCCAGCGCAGAACAGGCATGccatatatttgttgaatggactTTTATGAATGAACTGAGAACATCCCATTTAGATTTGATATCAACTTTTTTTGTCcttcagttctgttttcttttaatattgatgttataaaaatattttttaattcttcccttGGCAGTTATCTGTGTCGAGCAGTAGTCGCATCGTGACACACGACATTCCCGTAAAGGTTATTCCTAGAAGATTATGGAAGGATTTGCAAGAACCTACAGTCCCAGACTCTGATGTGAGTGATGCCTGGAGTTCTGTTGTTCATCACATGTTAAATGGTGTGATTTGAATTTTCTGGTTTTAGTTACAATCTTAGAGTATATTTTGTTTGACAGTTCCATTGTATGTGTAAAGAAAGTGATACTCATATTTAAAGGATACTCCAGAAAAAAATTGGTATACTTGCCTTTTCCtctttacataaaacatcttaaaacAGTGCTGCATATCATAGAAACACCATACTCTTTACTGATAGGAGAGTGTCTTGCTTACTAGTAGTGCTTAAATACAGCAAAACTAAAGTAGTACTTTGGACGATAGTCATTTCTATCGGGAGTGATGGCCTTAGGCACCAGTTTGGGTCTCACAGACCTTGATTTTCCTCGTCCTGTAAGGAGCCATGTCCGGGATGTGTGTAAGAGCCAAGAGGAAAGTCTGCTTTAGTCCTACTACGGGAATCTTGGAGCCACCGAAAACAAAAATGATGCCACAGGGTCCTTTGCCTCTTGCTCGTAATTTATTGaagaagaaattatgaaaatatactGGATAGAATATTTCCTTGACTTTTACTAAAAGACGTCTACCCTGGGATAAAGCCAGCATCATATCAAGCACTGTTACAGCCTGCTCTGAGTGCTGATGCAGGGCATTCTCACAGTGCCTCTTCAGAGGAGAGAAAGGCCCCTGAGTGGGTGTGCATCCCTCAGAGGAAGGCCTCCCACCGGTGCTTGAGTCTTATTCTCCTCAGGGTATATGGGGGCATCTCAGCGGAAGGACTGCAGTCCTGGAACCAGAGAATGCCCACACGGCCATTGTCACCGAGGTAACCACAGGCAGGCATGAGTTAGTGAAAGTGTAAAATTGTTTTTCatctcatatttaaaaaaaaatttattgagacaatTTAAAAACATAGGATTCTGGAACTTCTAAGCATACACAGAGTCCAAACATAGGTAGTAAGCGCCTGTCAGTACTTGACCATATTAATGTTTTGAATACTTCTGATTTTTCTCATTGGTTGTGTAGGTTAGTATTTATTTACCAGTCTTGAAGACCATGAAGAGCGttgtggaaaaaatgaaaaacatcagCAATCATCTTGTAAGTTgttatttctttagaaaagagCTTTGAAGTATTTGGTTTAAGCTGTGTGTCCTGAGAGGAAACCTTGCCTGCCCAAGGTGTGGATGCTGCCATGTGGTGCGCACAGGTGTGCAGGGTCCCCTCACTGAGGCCTGCTCTGGGGTCCTGGCCTGTTGTTGAGAGTCTGCAGTTTTACAGATGCCCTTAGAAGCCTGTTCTAGTGCTTTCCAACTCTCCTTCACTGGGAAAAGCTTTTGTATTTGCCTTGATCCCTTAAATTTACATTTGTAGTATTTTAAGAATATGTTTGACAGTTCCGGCTTTCTTTCCTTATGTTTTGGACAGAAGATTACACGTTTTATCTgctaatgtgtatttttttatgaCTGATAGTGGCCGTGAGTTGCGTGTCCTCTCTATTTGCCAAATGTCTCAGCGAGCCCAGGACAAAGATCCCCCAGACCACACCCATCTTAACTCTAAGCAGCTCTCATGCCAAGTAGGCAGGCacgtttatttctctctttacttttgtGGAGGTCTGCCAATGTCATGAAATGCTACAGTATGTGACTGACGGTGAATTGTATGGATAATCCTCATTCACAGCTTGGGTTCTCCTGAATTCTTTCTTCACTCACCCCTCAAAAACGCATTTGATGATGTCCTTGAGTCTTTTAAAAACCACTGTCCACCTCATGAAGTGTAGACATTCAATCTTCACCATCTGCCAGGCCTTGTCTCCTGTCACATAGCCACACCCTCCCTGCAGAACCTTTCTGGACTCGATCCTTCCCCACGACGTCAGTTCTTTCCAGGTTCTGTCTCTCCCACTCACACTCAGTTTCTTCTCTCCCATCTTCCCCTGGAAAGCACTTAGCCATTCTCACTGTTTGTCGTAACTGCCAGGTCTCCTCCCCACCGCCCTGGCTGTGAGACCCTCCTCCGCTGAGCTGCTTTGCTCAGTGTTGCATGATGAGTTACCTGGTAATATCTTGGAACCCCTCGTGAACTGCCCGCTTCTTGAAGAGGGAAACTCTGTCTTAACCGTCTTTCATTCCATCCCCCTACGGTGGGACTGCCACTCAGTAGGTAGGTAGTAAGTGTTGTTGCATGGGCCTGGGATGAAGTTTAGCTTCAAGAGATCTTTGGAATTAGAGCAGTTTTCTGAAGCCTGGGAAATATTTATGGGCCGTTTTGTCTCCACAGTTGTGCTCACTTAAGAgttaattttctttcataactTAATCTTTAtggatttcattttaatttacaatCAGCTTCCCATGAAGCAGTGTGCGCTCTGCTGACATTGGCATTCTCCTGTGACTGCCTTGATGTTGATCCAGTTGTCAGCCTGAACGCTTCCTCTGGGGATTGCGTGAGGACCTTcagagaggttcagagaggcccAGGAGAGAAAAGTCAGGGCAATTAATCCAAGGATCTAATTGTTTGTTCTTTCAGTACAATAGAAATGAGTCAGCAAAGTAGCTTAGATAGATAAAGTCATCAgaggtatttttcttctctctggagtgcttaaaaacaaataaaaattttgtagaGTGGCTACTGCAATCTGGAATACTAAATGGAAAGTTATCAAATGTAGAGAAAGTTAGAGTAGCCAAGTGCATAATGAGATCTCCCTGGGTAACCAGAATGCTGTGTTTGAAGATTAcagagaattaaggaaaatggGTGGGACTCAACACATTAAAAGTATCCACCATCCTGTGGGAGATGCTCAAGCCACCCTCGTTGAGACTCTCATTCTTTCCCTTACTTCCTTTAATGAGATGTGACTGATGAGGGTGGGCTGTGTGTGTGACTCATGTAGCAGCAGGAAAAGTGAGCACAGACACTGGGAATCTACATCATGTTTTAAGAAATTGCTTCTTAAATACTAACGTGCATGGGAACCCCCTGGGCTGGGCGGGAGACTGAGTTTCTGACAGGTTCAGAGATGCTGACCCTGCCTGGCTTTGCACCACATTGGGTAGCAGTGCTTTGTAATAAGAGCTGTGCTATGTTATACCTTAAATATTGTCTCAGAAACACTGCCTCAGAGTGTCACAGGATCAGCCTGGTGGGTAAAACAAGGGAATCCAGGTGTATGGGTGAGAGGCACCATGATGTAGTAGCCAAGGTGAGTCCTTGGAGCCACACAGACACTCCGTAACTCCCAGACCTTCTCCCCACCGCCCTGGCTATGAGACCCTTCTCCACTGAGCTACTCTGTTCCGTGCTGCATGATAAATTACCTGGTAATGTCTTGGAACCCCTCCTGAACTACCTGCTTCTTGAAAAGGGAAACTCTGTCTTAACCGTCTTTCATTCCAGCCCCCCACGGTGGGACTGCCACTCAGTAGGTAGTAAGCATTGTTGCATGGGCCTGGGATGAAAGTTAGCCTCAGAGCCTGGAGTCACTCCCAGCCACCCCACTCAGCTGTGTGTGCCCTGGTGCTGGGTGTTCCCCAAAGTGGGGAGGAGAGTGCAGCCAGCACAGAGGCTTTGCTCCTTTTGTAAATTGAGAGGTAATCTATGTTAGATGCCCAGTACGTTTAGTCAGTATTCCATAAATGGTAGAAAATTATCATTAAGGAAATCATTGAAAGAAGTAAGATCTTATCCAGATTCTTAAGAAATAGAGGATGTTAGTGCGAGTAATGTTCTGGGTAACAATCACAAAATAGACATGAGTGACTAGGGTTTCAAGAATTAGTTGTTTGTTAATTCCTTCAGTGAGTTTTGATTGAATGCTGCCGTGTACCAGACACTGTGTACGGTCAGGGGAGATGGAATCTGATGTTTGATTGCTCAGGAATCAAACTTTTAggaatttgaagaaaacataagaacaTTTAAGCCTGAAGTCAGTCTAGGACAGTCGCAGGCTGCTTTCTTGAATAAATCTTTACTTAGATAAAACCACTGTTTTTCAAAAGCAACGAGAATTTACAGGTAGATATTGAATGTGTGCTCATTTGAGACACATGGGCATACATTGTGTTTAACTTTACAGAGCCCCAGTAAGCAGTCCAGAATATTCACAAGgattgttgtatatattttatttcagtcaAGGATTGTTTCTGGATTATAGGAGAGTGGACTTAGGAATACAACAGTATATTTGTGGGTCTTGAAAGAATAAGGCTGACAATGAATACTTCCCATTCAAAGGTACATTTAGTAGATTATATAGCAAGTAAGTTAGGGGGGCTCTTTTTCTATTTAATGTCAAAAACCTCAGAAATAAGAGCTCAcccaagttaaaaaaatttttggttttgtttctagaATGAGAAATATGCAGTTCACCAATTTTAAGGAACAAGAATGAGGAATCTTCAGTTCTCCTCGCTCAGTATAGACAGACTTagctgcagcagagtgtgcagagCAGGGCATCCTCCACTGTCTCCCAGCCCCCATGTCTCCTTGCTGCACCTTTGGCTTGGCTCCTACCAATTGGGACGACTGCCTTTATCTCTCCAGTGGCTGGGTGGCAGGCCTGTGTTACTAGTTGAGCAAAAAGGGAATTGCAAACTGCTGCATGGGCTTTCCAAACATTTACCAGGCTTTAGAAATGGGCAGATACcaacattaaaaagagaaatgtagtATGCCATTGGCAGATTAGCCAAATCTTAAACCATGTTAGTAGTATAGGTATCTTTCCCTGAACTTCATTTCTAGATTCTGTCCAGTTGAAAGAACCCATGGGTTGGTAGTGGAGCGCAGAGCTTGAAAAGAAAGGGCCCCTCTGTGATCTGTGGAGAAGTCGCAGGCAAGGGAGAGCAGAGTAGGAGGCGGACGCTGTTAGAGGAGATATGAGGGGTGGAGAGAGCCTGGGGAGTGTGGGAGGTGTGGAGTTGGGAGGGGCTGGTATCAGTCAGCAAGCCAGTTGTACTGTCAGTACAGAGAGTGCACTGGCGACATGACACTGCAGTTTGTTGAAGTGCTGGAGACCTGACAGCATCTCTAGATCTTTCTGAATTTGGAAATCTCACTTTTTAGTATCTgagtttatgttttatttttatttattcatttatttttggtgaggaagattggccctgagccagcatctgtgccagtcttcctctattttgtatgtgggacatcaccacagcatggcttgaggagcggtgtgtaggtctgcatccgaacttgcaaactccaggccgctgaagcggagtgcgcaatcctaaccactacgccaccaggctgagccccgagtttattttttaaataaaaggttaTGTTCTCATGAAATTCTAGAGACTTCATGGCTATATTAAATTTGTAGTTATAGCAAACAGTTTGGcccatttataaaattaaagcaaTCGGCGAGCTTATTCTAATTTCCACTTTCTCTCCATTCTCCCCCCTCCCATTTTGTAATAGTTGCATAATGTCTACCTTGTCAGAGCATATAATAATTACATGTTATTCTGCCCCCTCAACTCCCACCATTTGGTTTTGGCTGCACAGGGGAAGATAACTCTCACACATGTCTTCCAAAGCTATACTCCAGCAGATTGCTCCAGAGGGCTTTATGGGAATAGTGGTTCGTTCGTTTTCACGGCTTCACCATGTCAGTATGGCTGGACATGAAGTCTTGGGCTCACGCTTTCTTTCCCCGTGCCCCATTGTCTCCAGTATGGAGTGTTGCTGTCTGAGAACGATTCCATTCTGATTCGGTCTCACTTGTGAATGGCTTGGATTTATTCATGGGGGAAGGAGGCATTGATAGATCCCCGGGggatttttccctttcctttggcATCCAGTTGTTTGGCCATTCCGGGTTCATTTTCCCCATGTGTGGTATCCTTCCCCACGTCTGTCCAAGTCTCCTCCCCGTGCGGAAGGCTCCTGGATAGTCGTTAGCATGAATTGTGTTCCTGTGCTGTGCTTttcttctggaactcctattGCGCTGGGCTCTTCTTCACTATCTTATCTGTTGTTTTCCTTCAGatcctttttctctctgattcGGTTTGGTGATTGTTGTTTTTCGCCTCTCCacctcattttctcttcctgtgctcgCTGtggtgtgtgcgtgcacatgtcTTCCTTCTAGTTTAGTTTCTGCTTCTGACattttcccttgtatttccaCTTATTTCCTGAGCTCTGTCAGTTCTTCATGCAGGCTGGTCTGCACGCAGGCTGGTCATCTCATTTCTTGAGCTTCTCTAACTCTGACTTACCTGTCCTTTCGCAGCTTCCGTTGTTCTTAGT includes the following:
- the HUS1 gene encoding checkpoint protein HUS1 isoform X2, with protein sequence MKFRAKIVDAACLNHFTRVSNMIAKLAKICTLRISPDKLNFILSDKLASGGVSMWCELEQENFFSEFQMEGISAANNEIYLELTSENLSRALKTAQNARALKIKLTNKHYPCLTVSIELLSVSSSSRIVTHDIPVKVIPRRLWKDLQEPTVPDSDVSIYLPVLKTMKSVVEKMKNISNHLIIEANLNGELNLKIETELVCVTTHFKDLGNPPLASENASQARNPEQMAEVHIDIRKLLQFLAGQQANPTKAVCNIVNNKIVHFDLLHEDVSLQYFIPALS
- the HUS1 gene encoding checkpoint protein HUS1 isoform X1, with product MTSAVLKCCPVDVTVNRSLSTGKLHRVELLLQTKLAPGTLDVLLSKSFLCAPAVGVSNMIAKLAKICTLRISPDKLNFILSDKLASGGVSMWCELEQENFFSEFQMEGISAANNEIYLELTSENLSRALKTAQNARALKIKLTNKHYPCLTVSIELLSVSSSSRIVTHDIPVKVIPRRLWKDLQEPTVPDSDVSIYLPVLKTMKSVVEKMKNISNHLIIEANLNGELNLKIETELVCVTTHFKDLGNPPLASENASQARNPEQMAEVHIDIRKLLQFLAGQQANPTKAVCNIVNNKIVHFDLLHEDVSLQYFIPALS